The region ATGATTACAGCACTTGACCCTGAAAAAATTGACCGTCTCTACCTTTACGGGGAAGAGATGGAAGCTTTGGTTGACTATGCCAAGGACATTTTTGAAAAGGGACATCTTAAGTTCTACCGCAAAGACGATGAGAAAGATGAGCTTGATGATTTAATCAAGGATGTAGCTGAAGATCTGGGTGAAAATGACCAAATCCTTCTTAAAGGAAGTAATAGCATGAATTTAGCTGAGGTTGTCAAGGGACTTTTACCCAAAGAATAATCACTAGAATACGCTGTTATAATATAACAACGGAGAAAGAATAATAATGAATCTACAAGAAGAAGTAAATAAGCGTCGCACCTTTGCGATTATTAGTCACCCGGATGCCGGGAAGACGACTATCACTGAGCAACTTTTGATGTTCGGTGGTGCCATCCGTGAAGCTGGAACGGTTAAGGCCAAAAAATCTGGAACCTTTGCCAAGTCTGACTGGATGGAAATTGAAAAACAACGTGGGATTTCTGTAACCAGCTCTGTCATGCAGTTTGACTATGCTGGTAAGAAGGTAAACATCCTTGATACCCCAGGGCATGAGGACTTTTCAGAAGATACCTACCGAACTTTGATGGCTGTGGATGCTGCTGTTATGGTAATTGACAGTGCAAAAGGTATTGAGGCCCAGACCAAGAAACTTTTCAAGGTTGTAAAAGACCGCGGAATCCCAGTCTTCACCTTCATCAACAAACTTGACCGGGACGGGCGTGAACCTCTTGAACTCTTAGAAGAGCTTGAGGAAACACTTGGTATTTTAAGTACACCGATGAACTGGCCAATTGGGATGGGTAAAGCCTTTGAAGGACTTTACGACATGCACAACCACCGTATTGAACTCTTCAAGGGAGATGAGCGTTTTGTTGAGCTAAATGAAGAAGGTGAAGTACCTGAAAATCATGAACTACGCAACAACCCATTTTACAAGCAGGCATTAGACGACATTGAGCTAATCCAAGAAGCCGGAAATCCCTTCTCTGAAGAAGAGGTAATCCTAGGTGAGTTAACACCTGTCTTCTTTGGGTCAGCCCTTACAAACTTTGGTGTCCAAACCTTCCTTGATACCTTCTTAGAATATGCACCAACGCCTCATGCCCACAAGACCACTGATGGTCATGAGATTAGCCCCTATTCTGAAGACTTCTCAGGATTTGTCTTCAAGATCCAAGCCAACATGAACCCAGCCCACCGTGACCGCATTGCCTTTGTCCGCATTAGTTCAGGAACCTTTACCCGCGGGATGGATATCCGTCTTCCCCGAGCTAAAAAGAAGATGAAGCTATCAAACGTGACTCAGTTTATGGCTGAAAGTCGTGAAAACATTGAGACAGCAGTAGCAGGAGACATCATCGGGGTCTATGATACTGGAACTTATCAGGTTGGAGATACTCTATTAACTGGTAAGCAAAACTTTGAGTATGAGCCTTTACCAACATTTACCCCTGAATTATTTATGCGTGTCAGTGCTAAAAATGTCATGAAGCAAAAGAGCTTCCACAAGGGAATTGAGCAGCTGGTACAAGAAGGTGCCATCCAGCTCTACCAAAACTATCAAACCAATGAATATATGCTGGGTGCTGTCGGACAACTTCAATTTGAAGTCTTCCAGCACAGGATGATTGGTGAATATAATGCAGAGGTTGTTATGACTCCAATGGGGAACAAGACAGTCCGCTGGATTAATCCCGAGCAGCTTGATGAAAAAATGAGCTCCAGCCGTAACATTTTAGCCCGTGACCGTTTTGGAAATCCCCTTTTCCTATTTGAAAATCAATTTGCAGAACGCTGGTTTGCCGACAAGTACCCAGATGTGGAGTTAAGCTCGACACCACCAACTGCGTAAGATAAATAAAAAAACATCCTAATGGATGTTTTTTTGTATGGCAAGAAATTAATTGCTTCCTCCTTTGTCTCCATTAGCACCTTCTTCAGTACCTGGATTCCACCAAGAGGCATGGGCATTTGTACTTTTGACTTTTAAATTAAATT is a window of Streptococcaceae bacterium ESL0729 DNA encoding:
- a CDS encoding peptide chain release factor 3; this translates as MNLQEEVNKRRTFAIISHPDAGKTTITEQLLMFGGAIREAGTVKAKKSGTFAKSDWMEIEKQRGISVTSSVMQFDYAGKKVNILDTPGHEDFSEDTYRTLMAVDAAVMVIDSAKGIEAQTKKLFKVVKDRGIPVFTFINKLDRDGREPLELLEELEETLGILSTPMNWPIGMGKAFEGLYDMHNHRIELFKGDERFVELNEEGEVPENHELRNNPFYKQALDDIELIQEAGNPFSEEEVILGELTPVFFGSALTNFGVQTFLDTFLEYAPTPHAHKTTDGHEISPYSEDFSGFVFKIQANMNPAHRDRIAFVRISSGTFTRGMDIRLPRAKKKMKLSNVTQFMAESRENIETAVAGDIIGVYDTGTYQVGDTLLTGKQNFEYEPLPTFTPELFMRVSAKNVMKQKSFHKGIEQLVQEGAIQLYQNYQTNEYMLGAVGQLQFEVFQHRMIGEYNAEVVMTPMGNKTVRWINPEQLDEKMSSSRNILARDRFGNPLFLFENQFAERWFADKYPDVELSSTPPTA